Proteins encoded by one window of Perca fluviatilis chromosome 13, GENO_Pfluv_1.0, whole genome shotgun sequence:
- the LOC120571753 gene encoding free fatty acid receptor 3-like: protein MVYSWLMLSVYIFTFVTGVPANILAFCTLCRKVRRKAVPIDVLLLNLTISDLIFLAILPFKMKEAFDNKVWMMPYALCPFTGFMFFVTIYNSTLLLTAVSVERYLGVAFPLRYSVCRRPRYAVFACIMFWVVTSLNLSIVYIIQDAQRSNGSNTTCYRYFEKDELEILLPVRLELFCVLFCVPFFICCFCYVNFIHILSRLPNIGRRRRLRAIGLALGTLIVFAVCFGPYNASHVVGYIFKVSESWRDGALLCSTFNACLDPFIFYFSSAAVRSMLNHCFRNIMAKLHILRCGGAPHPPNQRPSKTEKYKEAPLP, encoded by the coding sequence ATGGTGTACAGTTGGCTGATGCTTTCCGTCTACATCTTCACCTTCGTGACGGGGGTCCCCGCCAACATCCTGGCATTCTGCACCTTGTGCCGCAAGGTGCGTCGCAAGGCAGTCCCGATAGACGTCCTCCTCCTCAACCTCACCATCTCCGACCTCATCTTCCTGGCTATCCTGCCGTTTAAGATGAAGGAGGCCTTCGACAACAAGGTGTGGATGATGCCCTACGCCCTGTGTCCCTTCACTGGTTTTATGTTCTTCGTCACCATCTACAACAGCACCCTGCTCCTCACAGCTGTGAGTGTGGAGCGCTACCTGGGGGTGGCCTTCCCCCTCAGGTATTCTGTGTGTCGCAGACCTCGCTACGCCGTGTTTGCCTGCATCATGTTCTGGGTGGTGACCTCTCTGAACCTCAGCATCGTCTACATCATTCAGGACGCCCAGAGGAGCAACGGCAGCAACACCACCTGCTACCGGTATTTCGAAAAGGACGAGCTCGAGATCCTGCTGCCAGTCCGCCTGGAGCTCTTCTGCGTTCTCTTCTGCGTCCCCTTCTTCATCTGTTGCTTCTGCTACGTCAACTTCATCCACATCCTGTCCCGTCTTCCAAACATCGGCAGGCGCCGGAGGCTGCGTGCCATTGGTCTGGCGCTTGGCACGCTGATAGTCTTTGCCGTCTGTTTCGGGCCTTACAACGCCTCCCACGTGGTGGggtatatttttaaggtgagtGAGAGTTGGAGGGACGGGGCGTTGCTCTGCAGCACCTTCAACGCCTGCCTGGATCCATTTATCTTCTACTTCTCCTCAGCCGCTGTCAGAAGCATGTTAAATCACTGCTTCAGGAACATCATGGCAAAGCTGCACATCCTGAGGTGTGGAGGCGCTCCTCACCCTCCTAACCAGAGACCCTCCAAGACTGAAAAATACAAGGAAGCCCCTCTTCCTTGA